One window of the Macaca thibetana thibetana isolate TM-01 chromosome 1, ASM2454274v1, whole genome shotgun sequence genome contains the following:
- the LOC126935100 gene encoding late cornified envelope protein 3B → MSCQQNQQQCQPPPKCPSPKCPPKSSAQCLPPASSCCAPSPGGCGGPSSEGGCCLSHHRHGRSHRCRRQSSNSCDRGCGRQDGASSCGYGSGGCC, encoded by the coding sequence ATGTCCTGCCAGCAGAACCAGCAGCAGTGCCAGCCTCCGCCCAAGTGCCCCTCACCCAAATGCCCCCCAAAGAGCTCAGCACAGTGtctgcctccagcctcctcctgctGTGCTCCAAGCCCTGGGGGCTGCGGTGGCCCCAGCTCTGAGGGCGGCTGCTGCCTGAGCCACCACAGGCATGGCAGGTCCCACCGATGCCGGCGCCAGAGCTCCAACTCCTGTGACAGGGGCTGTGGTCGGCAAGATGGTGCCTCCAGCTGTGGCTATGGCTCTGGAGGCTGCTGCTGA
- the LOC126935206 gene encoding late cornified envelope protein 3A: protein MFCQQNQQQYRPPPKCPVKSPAQCLPPASSGCAPSSGGCGPSSEGGCCLSHHRCHRSYRCRRQSSNSCDRGSGQQGGGSSCGHSSGGCC, encoded by the coding sequence ATGTTCTGCCAGCAGAACCAGCAGCAGTACCGGCCTCCGCCCAAGTGCCCTGTAAAGAGCCCAGCACAGTGTCTGCCTCCAGCTTCCTCTGGCTGTGCCCCAAGCTCTGGGGGCTGTGGCCCCAGCTCCGAGGGTGGCTGCTGCCTGAGTCACCACAGATGCCACAGGTCCTACCGTTGCCGGCGCCAGAGCTCCAACTCCTGTGACAGGGGAAGTGGTCAGCAAGGCGGGGGCTCCAGCTGTggtcacagttctgggggctgctGCTGA